The following coding sequences lie in one Alicyclobacillus curvatus genomic window:
- a CDS encoding UPF0182 family protein encodes MSMSTDWAYRSIFQHGRVFHSTYGDKGVGQVVTRLRRKRTISTPFIVLLLVVMVVLIGHIFIDRLYAVKLHSALGYGAVYEKNMWFELATRYLGAVLYAAIALFAIRPVQSLLPRPAYRGVQLLLGVIGWFIGFAMWSLNPAAWFLLFNHKPFTYSDPLFHVNAAFYVYDLPLLIGVIGRVIGTLILWIAVRLIATLAAFVQQQMQITKPGFARLIRTQARGLLLVLGIILILLAGLTYLNRYEVILTSGNGSFVFGPDFVTARLVLPVFSWLHILTLLLTALAVLWQAFHMDNVLPERDGFAIPSWKSFRRPIFAFGIYIASLIVTGVISGLVNTLYVHPNQNTVELPYIKDSIDATRYALGVENVHTMPMNPVYNLSPADVTSHQDALDNVRVNDQGQTTSIYNQLQSFKNYFAFSNAAVDRYNNKEVYIAARQMDVTKLPVQTWVNQTLIYTHGYGIAASPVNRFDANGLPILWAQNTPQQVTPPIPQVTRPQIYFGLMDNNVIAPSNQPEFDYPVGNTQHTSHYQGGYGLPITGNRLLLAIEQGSLKFYTSDQITNKSEWLFDRNIYQRVEDIAPFLTYDKDAYPFIDQNGHIKWILDAYTETPNIPYAQQFMNTAYIRNSVKVVMDAYTGKTTFYVVNRTDPMLQNLAAAYPSLFTYQIPADVAAHFRYPVDLFQAQADALTRYHMTNPSSFYNQDDLWQVAQQIYNQNQKQARPPVYQMIQMPGQTKPQFILSELFTPQTKDNLNGWLIADNQPGDYGKLTLYQFPQSSLVFGPMQAENQIDANPTISQELSLWNQQGSHVVRGNLLLIPVGRALLYVEPVYLVANRSNSLPQLERVIIDYNEKVYINDSLGATLQDVLNGNTASGSTGGSNAPGAGGTGGQGNQTGQTGQTGQTGQGTTGSTGGTTPPVGTQGLSKMTVQQLITLANNLFVQYQQDTAAGRLDKAGQDLSNLRSALSALQAKGGVSGNAIGGAPGNATANTTGNGTGNTHG; translated from the coding sequence ATGAGTATGAGCACCGATTGGGCTTATCGTTCAATTTTCCAGCACGGCAGGGTATTTCATTCGACGTATGGGGATAAGGGTGTGGGACAAGTGGTAACGAGGTTGCGAAGGAAGAGAACTATCTCCACTCCGTTCATAGTGCTGCTTCTTGTTGTGATGGTTGTGCTCATCGGGCATATCTTTATCGATCGCCTCTATGCTGTCAAACTTCACTCGGCGCTGGGTTACGGGGCGGTTTATGAGAAAAACATGTGGTTTGAATTAGCTACGCGCTATCTCGGGGCGGTTCTCTATGCAGCCATCGCGCTCTTTGCGATTCGGCCCGTTCAGTCCCTCTTGCCTCGACCTGCATACCGCGGTGTGCAACTCCTGCTCGGCGTCATCGGTTGGTTTATCGGCTTCGCCATGTGGAGTCTCAATCCCGCGGCATGGTTCCTGTTGTTTAACCACAAACCATTTACATATTCCGATCCGCTGTTTCACGTCAACGCCGCCTTCTACGTTTATGACCTTCCCTTGTTAATTGGAGTCATCGGGCGTGTCATCGGGACCTTGATACTCTGGATAGCGGTGCGGCTTATTGCTACGCTCGCCGCTTTTGTGCAGCAACAGATGCAGATTACGAAACCTGGATTTGCCCGGCTCATCCGGACACAGGCCAGGGGACTGTTACTCGTGCTTGGCATCATCCTGATTTTGCTCGCTGGCCTAACTTATCTGAACCGTTATGAAGTTATCCTCACGAGTGGAAATGGTTCATTTGTTTTCGGACCAGACTTTGTGACAGCAAGGCTGGTACTTCCCGTTTTTTCCTGGCTTCATATTTTGACTTTGCTGTTGACTGCGCTGGCCGTGCTCTGGCAGGCATTTCACATGGACAACGTGTTGCCGGAGAGAGACGGCTTCGCCATCCCATCATGGAAGAGCTTTCGTCGTCCAATATTCGCCTTTGGAATCTACATCGCATCGCTTATTGTCACAGGCGTCATTTCGGGGTTAGTGAATACGCTCTACGTGCATCCGAATCAAAACACGGTCGAGTTGCCCTATATTAAGGACAGCATCGACGCGACGAGGTACGCTCTCGGTGTTGAAAACGTCCATACAATGCCGATGAATCCTGTCTATAACCTATCGCCGGCGGACGTGACGAGTCACCAGGATGCACTCGACAACGTGCGCGTGAATGACCAAGGTCAAACCACCAGCATCTACAACCAGTTGCAGAGTTTCAAGAACTACTTCGCATTTTCAAATGCAGCGGTGGACAGATACAACAACAAGGAGGTGTATATTGCAGCCAGGCAGATGGATGTGACGAAATTACCTGTGCAAACTTGGGTCAACCAGACGTTGATCTATACACATGGGTACGGCATTGCTGCAAGCCCGGTCAACCGGTTTGACGCCAATGGGCTGCCTATTTTGTGGGCGCAGAACACGCCGCAACAAGTGACGCCACCCATCCCGCAAGTCACACGTCCGCAAATCTACTTTGGCCTCATGGATAACAATGTGATTGCGCCATCCAATCAGCCCGAGTTTGATTACCCAGTGGGAAACACACAACACACTTCGCATTATCAGGGCGGATATGGGCTCCCGATTACAGGAAATCGCTTGCTCTTGGCGATTGAACAGGGGAGTCTGAAGTTTTACACCAGTGATCAGATTACAAACAAGTCAGAGTGGCTGTTTGACCGCAACATCTATCAGCGCGTCGAAGACATCGCACCATTTCTTACGTATGATAAGGACGCTTATCCGTTTATCGATCAAAACGGACACATCAAATGGATTCTCGATGCCTACACTGAAACACCGAATATCCCATATGCACAGCAGTTCATGAATACAGCGTATATCCGAAACTCTGTGAAAGTAGTCATGGATGCCTACACGGGAAAGACCACATTCTACGTGGTGAACCGGACCGATCCGATGCTGCAAAACCTCGCAGCCGCGTATCCTTCGCTGTTCACATATCAAATTCCGGCAGATGTCGCGGCTCATTTCCGCTACCCCGTCGACCTGTTTCAAGCCCAGGCTGATGCCCTGACGCGCTACCATATGACGAATCCATCTTCGTTCTATAACCAGGACGACTTGTGGCAGGTTGCGCAGCAGATTTACAACCAGAATCAGAAGCAAGCGCGTCCGCCAGTCTATCAAATGATTCAGATGCCGGGTCAGACCAAACCGCAGTTTATCCTCAGTGAGTTGTTTACACCGCAAACCAAAGACAACCTCAATGGTTGGCTGATTGCAGATAACCAGCCAGGTGATTACGGTAAGCTGACCTTGTATCAGTTTCCGCAGTCGTCGCTCGTGTTCGGGCCCATGCAGGCGGAAAACCAGATTGATGCAAATCCGACGATTTCACAGGAACTATCGCTCTGGAACCAACAAGGTTCACACGTGGTTCGAGGCAACCTATTGCTGATTCCGGTTGGTCGGGCTCTCCTTTACGTCGAGCCGGTGTACCTTGTCGCAAACCGAAGCAACTCCTTGCCGCAGTTAGAGCGGGTCATCATCGATTACAACGAGAAGGTCTACATCAATGACTCCCTTGGAGCGACGCTGCAAGATGTGTTGAACGGCAACACGGCGTCCGGTTCAACTGGCGGATCGAATGCGCCAGGTGCGGGGGGGACGGGAGGACAGGGCAATCAAACGGGTCAGACCGGCCAGACCGGCCAGACGGGTCAAGGAACAACCGGTTCAACTGGCGGCACCACACCACCTGTTGGCACGCAAGGGCTGAGTAAAATGACAGTTCAACAGCTCATCACGTTGGCCAACAACTTGTTTGTGCAGTACCAGCAAGACACGGCAGCAGGCAGACTCGACAAGGCTGGGCAGGACCTCAGCAACCTGCGAAGCGCACTGTCAGCTTTGCAGGCCAAGGGTGGCGTGTCAGGTAATGCAATCGGCGGAGCACCTGGCAATGCGACAGCGAATACCACGGGTAATGGCACAGGCAATACGCACGGGTAA
- a CDS encoding pyridoxal phosphate-dependent aminotransferase gives MPHDFDREVIRRGTDSTKWGSLDTLFGNSEAIPMWVADMDFESPKPVVDALIRRAEHGVYGYGRQEPGYFESVSHWLKKRHGWEVPNEYMLHSPGVLTGLSYLITLLTEEGDGILIQPPVYHPFAHIVENLKRSLIANPLRQREDGTYAMDLSNLRQEAKRAKIMILCSPHNPVSRVWSQDELEELWAICAEHGLFVIADEIHSDLIMPSFHHTPFASLSQAVAKQSATFIAPSKTFNLAGLQSAIAIIPDETLRERFKHVLQTYHLSSPNIFGSLALRTAYEEGEEWLDELLPYIAANAQFAKSYLAEHAPEIKATPLEGTYLLWLDCRELGFSDEELAEFMNHKAGVAMNQGHTFGSGGSGFLRMNIACSRAQLEEALERIAKAVAARR, from the coding sequence GTGCCGCATGATTTTGACCGGGAGGTCATTCGAAGAGGTACCGATTCAACCAAATGGGGCTCACTTGATACTCTGTTTGGGAACAGCGAAGCAATTCCGATGTGGGTAGCAGACATGGATTTCGAATCCCCAAAGCCAGTGGTTGATGCACTCATTAGACGTGCAGAGCATGGTGTCTACGGTTACGGGCGACAAGAGCCGGGGTACTTCGAATCTGTTTCGCATTGGCTCAAGAAACGTCACGGTTGGGAAGTACCAAACGAATATATGCTCCATAGTCCAGGTGTCCTGACAGGGCTGTCGTATCTCATCACTTTGCTTACCGAGGAAGGCGACGGCATCCTGATTCAACCGCCTGTGTACCATCCATTCGCGCATATCGTTGAAAACCTGAAACGCAGCCTGATTGCGAATCCGTTGCGGCAACGTGAAGACGGTACATACGCGATGGACCTTTCCAATTTGCGGCAGGAAGCCAAGCGAGCCAAAATCATGATTTTATGCAGCCCGCATAATCCTGTGTCGAGGGTTTGGAGTCAGGACGAGTTAGAAGAACTGTGGGCTATTTGTGCAGAACATGGTTTGTTTGTGATTGCGGATGAAATTCACTCCGACTTAATCATGCCAAGCTTCCACCATACGCCATTCGCATCACTGTCCCAAGCAGTGGCAAAACAGTCAGCGACGTTTATCGCCCCAAGCAAGACTTTTAACCTGGCGGGGCTCCAAAGCGCGATAGCCATCATCCCGGATGAAACGCTTCGCGAACGGTTCAAACATGTGCTGCAAACCTATCACTTATCAAGTCCAAATATCTTCGGCTCGCTCGCGTTACGAACTGCATACGAAGAAGGCGAAGAGTGGCTTGACGAACTCCTTCCGTATATCGCCGCAAACGCGCAATTTGCCAAGTCGTATTTGGCGGAGCACGCGCCCGAGATCAAGGCAACGCCGCTCGAAGGGACTTATTTATTGTGGCTTGATTGCCGTGAGTTAGGATTCTCTGACGAGGAATTGGCAGAGTTCATGAATCACAAAGCGGGGGTCGCGATGAATCAAGGGCATACATTTGGAAGTGGCGGCAGCGGCTTTCTGCGAATGAACATTGCTTGTTCACGCGCCCAGCTGGAGGAGGCGCTGGAACGCATCGCCAAAGCCGTAGCGGCTAGACGCTAG
- a CDS encoding nucleoside deaminase produces the protein MTQRGKPGQSLVPSEPNQELANANEHEYWMRLALDMARQAALQGEVPIGAVVVRDGQLISSAHNWRETWNDPTAHAELIAIREASKVLGGWRLESCALYVTLEPCPMCAGAIVLSRIGNVYFGAEDKKGGAVVSKLHTFEQGLWNHHPNFHGGILADECGMILKDFFRGLRNT, from the coding sequence ATGACGCAGCGAGGCAAACCAGGACAGTCACTGGTCCCATCCGAACCCAATCAGGAACTTGCGAACGCAAACGAGCATGAGTATTGGATGCGTCTGGCCCTCGACATGGCGCGTCAAGCAGCTCTGCAGGGGGAGGTGCCGATTGGTGCGGTCGTTGTTCGAGACGGCCAGTTGATAAGCAGTGCACACAACTGGCGGGAAACGTGGAATGACCCGACTGCTCATGCAGAACTCATCGCAATTCGCGAGGCAAGCAAGGTCCTTGGCGGCTGGAGACTGGAGTCGTGTGCGCTCTACGTGACCCTCGAGCCTTGTCCGATGTGCGCGGGTGCTATCGTCCTGTCCAGGATTGGCAATGTCTATTTTGGCGCAGAAGATAAGAAAGGCGGAGCAGTGGTATCCAAACTGCACACCTTTGAACAGGGACTTTGGAATCACCATCCAAACTTTCACGGTGGCATTTTAGCGGACGAGTGTGGTATGATACTCAAGGATTTCTTCCGAGGTCTGAGAAACACCTGA
- the asnB gene encoding asparagine synthase (glutamine-hydrolyzing), with translation MCGIAGWIDWHRDLSAEHETLSHMGKSLLCRGPDAEGVWLSTSAAFAHRRLIVVDPAGGAQPMTRRLGENTYTMVYNGELYNTEDVRRELLEQGYHFESYSDTEVVLTAYMAYGPGCLEKFNGIYAFAIWDSANKSLFLARDRLGVKPLFFTRKGSRILFSSELKGILSHPEFVPEVDAQGLAEVFAIGPAKTPGHGIFKGVQEVRAGHFVIATRDKMHDEAYWTLRSHPHEDSLEETVEHVRELLTDTVRRQLVSDVPVCTFLSGGLDSSGVSALAAQYYAETGQGPLHTYSIEIEDMEKHFTSNNFQKSLDAPWAMKISEHLNTVHHRIVAPMRQMVDELLTPLSARDVPGMADIDVSMYLFCKAVKENHTVALTGEAADEVFGGYPWFHRKESLEADTFPWSLRLGERMRIMSDDLKAMIHPEEYVAKRYREALAEVERLPGEDAVEARIREIGYLSITRFLPTLLDRKDRMSMGASLEARVPFTDHRLVEYVYNVPWAMKACDGEIKGLLRRALRGMLPEDALYRKKSPYPGTPNPEYLEATRRLALEVVQDPNAPIRPLVDVAAIQKLAEESHHKMEHRPWFGQILGTAQLFHYLIEVNAWLEKWNIKLV, from the coding sequence ATGTGTGGAATCGCAGGGTGGATAGACTGGCATCGAGATCTGAGCGCAGAACACGAAACCCTCAGTCACATGGGGAAGTCGCTTCTTTGCCGTGGTCCCGATGCAGAAGGTGTCTGGCTGTCGACGTCAGCCGCCTTTGCCCATCGCCGCCTGATTGTTGTCGATCCCGCTGGCGGTGCACAACCGATGACACGACGTCTCGGCGAGAACACGTACACAATGGTTTACAACGGCGAGTTGTATAACACGGAGGACGTGCGCCGCGAACTGCTTGAGCAAGGATACCATTTCGAATCTTACAGCGACACAGAGGTGGTTTTGACCGCCTATATGGCCTATGGACCGGGGTGTCTTGAGAAATTTAACGGAATCTACGCCTTTGCCATCTGGGACTCTGCAAATAAATCCCTGTTTCTTGCGCGCGACCGTCTCGGAGTAAAACCACTGTTCTTCACCCGGAAAGGGTCTCGAATCCTGTTTTCATCCGAACTTAAAGGAATTTTGTCGCACCCGGAGTTTGTTCCCGAAGTCGATGCACAAGGACTGGCGGAAGTGTTTGCCATCGGGCCTGCAAAGACACCAGGACACGGAATCTTCAAAGGGGTGCAGGAAGTACGTGCAGGGCATTTTGTGATTGCTACGCGTGACAAAATGCACGATGAAGCCTACTGGACCTTACGGTCACATCCGCACGAAGACAGCCTCGAGGAAACGGTGGAACATGTCAGAGAACTGCTGACGGACACGGTGCGGCGCCAGTTGGTGTCTGATGTTCCCGTCTGTACATTCTTGTCTGGCGGTCTTGATTCAAGCGGCGTGTCCGCCTTGGCCGCGCAGTACTATGCAGAGACCGGGCAAGGGCCGCTGCATACGTATTCCATCGAAATAGAAGACATGGAAAAGCACTTTACATCCAACAATTTTCAAAAGAGTCTCGACGCGCCTTGGGCGATGAAAATCTCCGAGCACCTTAACACTGTTCATCACCGGATTGTCGCTCCGATGCGTCAGATGGTGGATGAACTGCTGACACCGCTTAGTGCAAGAGACGTCCCGGGTATGGCAGACATCGACGTGTCGATGTATCTGTTTTGCAAGGCTGTCAAGGAAAATCACACGGTGGCATTAACCGGTGAGGCTGCGGATGAAGTGTTCGGCGGGTATCCCTGGTTCCACCGGAAGGAGTCACTCGAGGCAGATACGTTTCCATGGTCTCTTCGTCTCGGGGAACGGATGCGCATCATGTCCGATGACCTGAAAGCCATGATTCACCCTGAGGAGTACGTTGCGAAGCGTTACCGCGAGGCGTTGGCAGAAGTAGAGCGTCTCCCCGGTGAAGATGCTGTCGAAGCGCGAATTCGGGAGATTGGCTATCTCAGCATCACCAGGTTTTTACCTACACTGCTTGACCGCAAAGACCGCATGAGCATGGGGGCTTCTCTCGAGGCCCGCGTACCTTTTACTGACCACCGCTTGGTGGAGTACGTATACAACGTGCCATGGGCGATGAAAGCTTGCGATGGGGAGATCAAGGGTCTGCTGCGACGCGCCCTGCGCGGAATGCTGCCGGAAGACGCACTGTACCGGAAAAAGAGCCCTTATCCGGGTACGCCGAACCCGGAGTACCTCGAGGCAACGCGCCGCTTGGCTCTGGAAGTGGTGCAAGACCCGAATGCACCCATCCGTCCCCTGGTAGATGTAGCGGCCATACAAAAATTAGCCGAAGAAAGTCACCATAAGATGGAGCATCGTCCGTGGTTCGGTCAGATTTTAGGCACAGCGCAGTTGTTTCACTACTTGATTGAGGTGAACGCGTGGCTGGAAAAATGGAACATTAAACTGGTGTAA
- a CDS encoding aspartate 1-decarboxylase, with protein MFRTLMKSKIHRATVTRTNLQYKGSITIDEELAKRADLVENELVQIVNVNNGARFETYVILGEAGCRCIELNGAAARLAEPGDIVIIISYGMFDQKETELHKPVILMVDEENNPVESLDIERNEEPSKV; from the coding sequence ATGTTTCGCACATTAATGAAGTCTAAGATTCACCGGGCGACGGTTACGAGAACCAATCTCCAGTATAAAGGCAGTATTACGATTGACGAAGAACTCGCCAAACGCGCTGACCTTGTAGAAAATGAGTTGGTTCAAATTGTGAATGTGAATAACGGGGCTCGATTTGAGACCTACGTCATTCTAGGTGAAGCGGGATGTCGTTGTATCGAGTTAAACGGTGCTGCAGCAAGGCTCGCCGAACCAGGGGATATCGTCATTATCATTTCATATGGAATGTTTGACCAGAAGGAGACCGAGCTTCACAAGCCTGTCATCCTGATGGTGGACGAAGAAAATAATCCAGTCGAATCCTTGGATATCGAACGCAACGAAGAACCATCAAAAGTGTGA
- a CDS encoding late competence development ComFB family protein encodes MAVVNVTELFVESALRDAYIGKGRLVCDCLRCVEDIKAIALNHLPSHYVSTDQGVAYVKAQYIDPQLQSDVLRELAFAAQRVSVSPRHAHES; translated from the coding sequence ATGGCCGTTGTCAACGTAACGGAACTGTTTGTCGAGTCGGCGCTGAGGGATGCCTACATTGGGAAGGGAAGACTCGTCTGCGACTGCCTGCGGTGTGTTGAGGACATCAAGGCCATCGCCCTGAACCATCTCCCTTCGCATTACGTGTCGACCGACCAGGGAGTTGCCTATGTAAAGGCGCAGTATATTGATCCGCAGCTACAGTCTGACGTCTTGCGTGAACTTGCATTTGCCGCACAGCGGGTATCCGTCTCACCCAGGCACGCGCACGAGTCATGA
- a CDS encoding FAD-dependent oxidoreductase: MTQSRERDAMYRSPADAELSSPDSRGESPSNHAESVEIHGESLRRQASVRDSQAESQLPSETDVLIIGGGPAGLSAAYTCQTLGVQHLLLEAGNDLGGQLRWTRSNIRGFIGWSTVSPADVCHKLVSSAIMSGAIMRTGVSVTGIDVNRREVTVRSYETVHQVRFKKLILATGARERKLGVPGEDLPSVFGATFSTSRSAEQFANRRVIVVGGGDRALEGALHLALAGAEVLVVHRRSQFGARPEFQQRVLANAQIQLYPNTVVEEIRVLPRSRTYVAGGQQSVAGQPSLAEQHSVLEQHSVAEQPSVAKKHSVVEQHAVVEEQPRLSDEYHADRLERQPVVVRLRDTSSTKAFDETVDAVILRIGMNSQLSLIQEFVRLSEDGTVLTDRFLETSYPGIYAVGDTSTPAWGSSVVTAVGHGALAARHASHSLV; this comes from the coding sequence ATGACTCAGAGTCGTGAAAGAGACGCGATGTACCGTTCACCCGCAGATGCTGAGTTGTCGTCCCCAGATAGCCGTGGTGAGTCGCCAAGTAATCATGCTGAATCGGTGGAAATTCATGGTGAATCGCTGCGCCGTCAGGCTTCAGTGAGAGATAGTCAGGCTGAGTCACAGCTACCCAGTGAAACGGACGTACTCATCATCGGCGGGGGGCCCGCAGGCCTTTCAGCAGCCTACACTTGCCAAACCCTTGGTGTTCAACACCTGCTGCTTGAAGCGGGGAACGACCTCGGCGGCCAATTGCGATGGACCCGGAGTAATATCCGTGGGTTCATCGGATGGTCGACAGTGTCTCCAGCAGATGTGTGCCATAAGCTGGTTTCTTCAGCCATCATGTCAGGGGCCATCATGCGCACCGGGGTATCTGTCACGGGGATTGATGTTAATCGGCGCGAGGTTACTGTCCGCTCGTATGAAACCGTCCACCAAGTCAGGTTTAAAAAGTTGATACTGGCCACGGGAGCACGTGAGCGGAAGTTAGGTGTGCCCGGCGAGGACTTGCCTTCTGTCTTTGGAGCAACCTTTTCGACATCACGCTCCGCAGAGCAGTTCGCCAACCGCAGAGTGATTGTCGTTGGTGGAGGCGACAGGGCTCTTGAAGGAGCGTTGCATCTGGCACTGGCGGGAGCTGAAGTACTCGTCGTTCATCGCCGATCGCAGTTCGGGGCACGTCCAGAGTTTCAGCAGCGCGTGTTGGCCAATGCGCAGATTCAGTTGTATCCGAACACCGTTGTCGAGGAGATTCGGGTGCTGCCTCGCTCCCGGACCTACGTGGCGGGAGGACAACAGAGTGTGGCAGGGCAACCGAGTTTGGCAGAACAACATAGTGTGTTAGAGCAGCACAGCGTGGCAGAGCAACCGAGTGTTGCAAAGAAGCACAGCGTGGTAGAGCAACACGCGGTTGTTGAAGAACAGCCACGTCTCAGCGATGAGTACCATGCAGACCGTCTAGAGAGACAGCCAGTGGTGGTCAGGCTTCGGGACACGTCTTCGACAAAGGCATTCGACGAAACTGTTGACGCTGTGATTTTGCGCATAGGCATGAACTCGCAGTTATCGTTAATCCAGGAGTTTGTTCGTCTGAGCGAAGACGGAACGGTCCTTACGGACAGATTCCTCGAAACGAGTTATCCTGGGATTTACGCAGTTGGGGATACATCTACGCCAGCGTGGGGATCCAGCGTGGTCACAGCGGTCGGCCACGGCGCACTGGCTGCGCGACACGCATCGCACAGCCTTGTCTAG